AGTACATACGATTAGCTCATTGACTGGCTTTGAGGCGTTGCTGCGCGGTTTAGACGTTACTTGCTACGGCTTACCGTTTTATGCTGGTTGGGGGTTAACGGCAGATATTGATGCCCAGTTTTCACCGAAAGCTGACTATTTAGAGAGACGAAAACGCGACACTGCATTAACGCTTGAGCAATTGTTATATTGTGCGCTTATTCGCTATCCCTTATATCGTTTACCTAATGGCTACGGGCTTGCACAAGTAGAGCAAGTGATTGACTATTTATACCCTCCTAAAAGTGCTCCTTTGCTTAAAGATATTCATAATACAGAATCTCAAGCGCAAATATCTAACCCTATAAATAGCTCGATTAACCATGCGACTTCAGTTTTACCCACGCTATCTGAAAATTTTAAACGCCAAGCGACTACTCGTTTTATGCAGCAGCGTCATCAATGGCAGCAGCGCCTGCGTAAACTATCTCGTTAGTTTATTCCAAACTTGTGACGCAAATCCATTGCGACAAGTAGGGACTTTTTCGGTATAATCAGTGATGATTGATTTGTATTCACACGGCTTAATATTCAAGTTGTTTAATAAGTACTCCCGCTTTTATCCTTCATCTTCTCATTAATGGTAATTCAATACTATGGCAGCTTCGATGTCTCACTTGCTTACTCATCGACACGTCTTGCTGTTACAAGGAAAGATGGGCGGATTCTTTAACCGTTTTTCGACATTTTTGCAAACTCAAAATATTAAAGTTAGTAAGATTAACTTTAATGCAGGTGATGCATTCTTTTATCATCATGATAATACCTATGAATATACTGATACCTTAGCGCAGTTCTCTTCTTGGTTGCAGGCTTTCATTGAAGAAAATAGCATTGATGCGATTGTCTGTTTTGGTGATTGTCGTCCGCATCACACCCAAGCTGCTTGTATCAGTGAGCAGTTGGGCACCTCTTTTTTTGTATTTGAAGAAGGCTACTTGCGTCCCGATTACATTACATTGCAAGAATATGGCATTAATGGCTATTCGCGCTTAAATACGGCAGATATTAAAGCGCTCAAAAAAGCCAATGATAAACCACTGTATACTCACAATCGTTTTTATCGTTTGAGTATCGCTGCGATTGTCTACTATATTATCGTTTGGATATACAAAAGTCGCTATCCGCATTATTCGCACTATCGCGGTATGACAGCGTGGCAAGAAGCAATCGCTTGGCTCAAAGCACCATGGCGTAAATTGCGAGGGTATTTACCTGATAAGCAATTGCAAAATAAGCTGACCAAAGAACAAAGTAATAATTATTTTTTGATTAGTTTACAAGTACATAATGACTCGCAGATTACCCATCATAGTGACTACCGTGATGTGGTGCAGTTTATTGATGAGTCTATTACCAGCTTTGCAGAGTATGCTGATAAGCAGCAGTTACTGGTATTTAAGCATCATCCGTTAGATCGTGGTCATCGAGATTATCGCGAGCTGGTATCTAGCTTGGCTAGACGCTATCAAGTGGCGGATCGTGTATTTTATGGTTGCGACATGCACCTGCCAACCTTGATGAAACACAGTATTGGGATGGTGACCATTAATAGCACGACAGGTTTGCAATCGGTATATCACAAAAAACCTACCAAGATCATGGGTCGTGCGATTTATGATACGCCGAAACTGATAGATCAAAAACCACTGAATGAGTTTTGGCAACAACCTAACCGCCCAGATAATGAGTTTTATCTTAGATTCCGTGAATACTTGATAGAGCAAACTCAAATCAACGGGGCTTTTTACGGTAAGTCACCATGGATGCATAAATATCTGCATAGCGCAGGATGTGAACCCATAGAGAGCGATCTGTCCAAAACCAATACCCCTCAGTAGATTATTGATTGTTCATATTCAGTTAGCATGAGTCTTGTCGAAGTGAATAAGGTGCTATCAAGCCGCTCGCTTTCTATCTGTATAGTTATCCGCTCGTAACTTCACTTGTAAATCATCCCTCTGCTAATAAAATCGCCTTACTTTATGGTAGAAAACTGCTAGAATACTCTTTCATGCCTGCGCATAAGAGTTGACGTCCTGAGCGGTTGATTGGAGATGATAATATTGGCAAATAAGCTGATTCTAATTATTTTCTCTTCAACGATGGACAGTTATTTTAGCGGTTGCGCCTGACAGTATTTATTTCTTAATTTTATTATTCTATCACCCTTAATTTAGTAGGCGCTTTGTGACTGCATTAGCAAATATTCGTAACTTTTCAATCATTGCCCACATTGATCATGGCAAGTCGACGCTTGCTGATCGTTTTATTCAAATGTGCGGTGCCTTGCAAGATCGCGAGATGCAGGCGCAAGTACTTGACTCCATGGATATTGAGCGTGAGCGCGGTATCACCATTAAAGCGCAGTCGGTAACCTTATTCTACGATCATCCTAATGGTGAGCGCTATCAGCTCAACTTTATCGATACTCCAGGACACGTTGACTTCTCATACGAGGTGTCGCGTTCACTAGCCGCTTGTGAAGGGGCGCTATTGGTCGTTGATGCCGCGCAAGGGGTGGAAGCTCAGTCCGTGGCCAACTGCTATACTGCCGTTGATCAGGGTCTAGAAGTCATGGCGGTACTAAATAAAATTGATTTGCCACAAGTCGAGCCTGAGCGTGTCATTCAAGAGATTGAAGACATCATTGGTATTGACGCAGTTGATGCACCACGAGTTTCTGCTAAATCGGGTTTGGGCGTCGATAAACTGCTAGAAGCATTGGTTGAATTTATCCCTGCACCGACTGGTGATCGTGAGGCGCCACTACAAGCATTGATTATTGACTCTTGGTTTGATAACTATCTAGGCGTTGTGTCTTTAGTTCGGGTACGTGAAGGTACTATCCGAAAAGGTGATAAACTTTATATCAAATCAACCAAAGAGTCGCATTTAGTCGGCTCGATCGGTGTCTTTACGCCCAAGCCTGTCGATACGGGTATCTTGGAGGCGGGTGAAGTCGGTTTTATTATTGCTGGTATCAAAGATATCGCTGGCGCGCCAGTGGGTGATACGATTACCCACGCCAAAACGCCAGACGTTGAGCGTATTCCAGGTTTTAAACAGATTACTCCGCAAGTCTATGCCGGTATGTTCCCTGTTGATTCTACTGATTTTGAAAAATTCCGTGAAGCGCTGCAAAAGCTACAAATCAACGATGCGTCATTGTTCTTCGAGCCTGATACCTCAGATGCACTAGGCTTTGGTTTCCGTTGTGGTTTCCTTGGTATGCTGCACATGGAGATTATCCAAGAGCGTTTAGAGCGTGAATATGACTTGGATTTGATTACTACTGCGCCATCCGTTATCTACGAGATCGTCAAGAAAAATGGCGATATCATGTATGTTGATAATCCATCAAGACTCCCTGAGCCGAATAATATTGAAGAGTTCCGTGAGCCCATTGCCCGCTGTCAGATTTTAGTACCGCAAGATTACTTAGGTAATGTCATGACGCTTTGTATCGAGCGCCGCGGCGTACAGGTAGATATGCGTTTTATGGGTCGTCAAGTACAGCTGATCTTTGATATTCCGATGGGAGAGGTGGTCATGGACTTCTTTGACCGTCTAAAATCCGTTTCGCGCGGTTTTGCCTCACTTGACTATAATTTTGAGCGTTATCAAGTCGATAAATTGGTTAAAGTAGATGTATTAATCAATGGCGAAAAAGTCGATGCGCTGGCCATGATTGTTCATGAAACCCAATCACGCTATCGTGGTAATGCTTTGGTGACTAAGATGAAAGAATTGATTCCGCGTCAGATGTTTGATGTGGCAATTCAGGCCGCGATTGGTAGCCAAATTATTGGGCGTAGTACAGTGAAAGCCATGCGTAAAGACGTCTTGGCTAAGTGTTATGGCGGTGATGTGTCGCGTAAGAAAAAGCTACTGTCTAAGCAAAAAGCCGGCAAAAAACGTATGAAGCAAGTCGGTAATGTGGAGATTCCACAAGAAGCCTTCTTAGCGGTATTGCAGGTTGAGTAAGTCATTACTAATTGACTGGTCAACGATAGTTTTTTTGGTGTAATTAGTGGCGCAGTTGATAGTATAGATAGCCAGATAAGTCGCTCGTTAATAGGCAATTGAGTATGGATTTTGATTTTAATTTAATTTTAGTACCATTAACCATTGGTTTGGGTATTATTTGGCTATTAGATAAGCTGACCCTGAAACAGCGTAAAACTCGCGGGCGTGGTCAAGAAAGTCTCTTGGTACGCTGGGCTTATGATTTTTTCCCTGTATTGGCAGTGGTGTTAATAGTACGCTCGTTTTTGATTGAGCCTTTTAATATCCCTTCATCTTCTATGGTGCCGACATTATATACGGGCGATTTTATTGCGGTTAATAAGTATGCCTACGGGGTGCGCCTACCGCTGACGTATAACAAAGTGCTGGATACGGGCGCGCCTGAACATGGTGATGTGGCGGTATTCCGCTATCCTGAAAACCCAAGTATTTATTATATTAAGCGTGTCATTGGTTTGCCTGGTGATACTGTTAGTTATGATCAAGGGACACTTTCTATCAACGATGTCCCAGTTGATACTAAGCCTGTTGAGTTTGCGGCAAACCCTGAGTTGACCTCACAGCTTTATTTACCAGGACAAATTGGTCCAGGGCAAGTACTGACCGAAGACAGTGCGGCAGCGATGGGTCAGCAAGAAGAGGGTGAGGCGCAATACTTTCAGGAAACACAAGGTGAAAACAAGCATCTTGTTCGTTACTTGAATGGTATGAATAGCTCTCAATATGCACCATTTTTGCAGCAGCAATCGCCAGAAGTGGTTAGCTCAGCAGGTACTAAATGGCGTATTAGCGTTCCAGAAGGTCAGTATTTTGTGATGGGCGATAACCGCGATCGTAGTGCTGATGGTCGGTTCTGGGGTTTTGTTCCTGATGAGAATTTAGCGGGTAAAGCGGTTTATATCTGGATGCATAAGCCACCCGGAATTAATTTACCAACCTTTGAACGCAATGGTACTATTGATTAAGATTATGTAATTAAGATTATGAGACGCTCTATTGGTTGATTTATCGATAATAGTTTTATGCTAATATTGTTGCTATCTAATAAACGGCTACCTAGTATTTCGGTAGCTCCTAAAAAATAGTTGTTTACCAGTAGAGGGATATCGTAGTGCAGCAATTATCTGGAATCGCCACACAGCGTGGTGCTAGCGTAACGAGTATCGTTTTAATTATTCTTGTGTTAGGAGTTGCTGCCAAATTGATGGTTGCTATCGTACCTGCTCAGATCGGTGATTATCAATTGACCAAGACCTTAAGCGCACAGCTTAAGGAGGCAAATAATAATAATGAGACGGCCAAGCAGTTTGTCGAGCGTGTTAATAGACAGCTATCTATTAATGCTGATTATGATACTCAGGCGGAAGACGTATTTACTTTTATTGATAAAAAGACGGGACAATTGGCTATTCGTAAAGAATATGCAGTCACCAACAATTTCTTTGGTAATGTTGATATCGTCAATCGCTTCGAAGGTGATATCGATATGACAACAGCAGAGTAACTAAAAAGAATGTTAGATCACTCTTAAACTTTTTAATCTCTGAATATCTTTATAATATTCATTAATCCATACTATTACTAACCAAATCAGTAAAACAGAAGGGATAACCACAAGCCACGCATGAAACCAACTTTGCAGCATTCCCAAGCGATTACTACTCCTCAACAAAATAGCACGTCTGTCGACACGCTGATTGTTAGCTCAGAATTTATTCAGCAGTTAGCCGTATTAACACGCAAGTTAGGCTATGTGTTTAAGGACTTGAGTCTCCCCAAACTTGCGTTGACACACCGCTCATTTGATAGCAAAAAAAATTATGAGCGTTTAGAGTTTTTAGGAGACGCTCTGTTAGGAATGATTGTGGGTGAGGCTTTATATCATCGCTATCCTAGCCAAAATGAGGGTCGCTTGACTCGTATGCGTGCCACCTTGGTACGTCAAGAATCATTGGTTATTATTGCGCAAAACTTAGAGCTCTCTAATCATCTGATATTAGGGATAGGTGAGCGTAAAGGTGGTGGGCGCAATCGCGCTTCTATATTGGCTGATGCTGTGGAGTCTTTGATTGGTGCTATTTATTTAGACAGCCAAGATTTGGATATTACTCGTGATTGTGTTCTCTCATGGTATGGTGATTTGATTGACAACGTTAATGACCAAAAAGCGTTAAAAGATGCCAAGAGCCGATTGCAAGAGTGGCTGCAATCTAAGCAGT
This region of Psychrobacter sp. JCM 18902 genomic DNA includes:
- the lepB gene encoding signal peptidase I, encoding MDFDFNLILVPLTIGLGIIWLLDKLTLKQRKTRGRGQESLLVRWAYDFFPVLAVVLIVRSFLIEPFNIPSSSMVPTLYTGDFIAVNKYAYGVRLPLTYNKVLDTGAPEHGDVAVFRYPENPSIYYIKRVIGLPGDTVSYDQGTLSINDVPVDTKPVEFAANPELTSQLYLPGQIGPGQVLTEDSAAAMGQQEEGEAQYFQETQGENKHLVRYLNGMNSSQYAPFLQQQSPEVVSSAGTKWRISVPEGQYFVMGDNRDRSADGRFWGFVPDENLAGKAVYIWMHKPPGINLPTFERNGTID
- the lepA gene encoding translation elongation factor 4, which produces MTALANIRNFSIIAHIDHGKSTLADRFIQMCGALQDREMQAQVLDSMDIERERGITIKAQSVTLFYDHPNGERYQLNFIDTPGHVDFSYEVSRSLAACEGALLVVDAAQGVEAQSVANCYTAVDQGLEVMAVLNKIDLPQVEPERVIQEIEDIIGIDAVDAPRVSAKSGLGVDKLLEALVEFIPAPTGDREAPLQALIIDSWFDNYLGVVSLVRVREGTIRKGDKLYIKSTKESHLVGSIGVFTPKPVDTGILEAGEVGFIIAGIKDIAGAPVGDTITHAKTPDVERIPGFKQITPQVYAGMFPVDSTDFEKFREALQKLQINDASLFFEPDTSDALGFGFRCGFLGMLHMEIIQERLEREYDLDLITTAPSVIYEIVKKNGDIMYVDNPSRLPEPNNIEEFREPIARCQILVPQDYLGNVMTLCIERRGVQVDMRFMGRQVQLIFDIPMGEVVMDFFDRLKSVSRGFASLDYNFERYQVDKLVKVDVLINGEKVDALAMIVHETQSRYRGNALVTKMKELIPRQMFDVAIQAAIGSQIIGRSTVKAMRKDVLAKCYGGDVSRKKKLLSKQKAGKKRMKQVGNVEIPQEAFLAVLQVE
- the rnc gene encoding ribonuclease III, which translates into the protein MKPTLQHSQAITTPQQNSTSVDTLIVSSEFIQQLAVLTRKLGYVFKDLSLPKLALTHRSFDSKKNYERLEFLGDALLGMIVGEALYHRYPSQNEGRLTRMRATLVRQESLVIIAQNLELSNHLILGIGERKGGGRNRASILADAVESLIGAIYLDSQDLDITRDCVLSWYGDLIDNVNDQKALKDAKSRLQEWLQSKQFDLPHYELMETRGNAPHQIFVVRCHVNINNCADITESGESRRIAEQKAAELMINQLHKLPSSAKKRS
- a CDS encoding capsule biosynthesis protein yields the protein MAASMSHLLTHRHVLLLQGKMGGFFNRFSTFLQTQNIKVSKINFNAGDAFFYHHDNTYEYTDTLAQFSSWLQAFIEENSIDAIVCFGDCRPHHTQAACISEQLGTSFFVFEEGYLRPDYITLQEYGINGYSRLNTADIKALKKANDKPLYTHNRFYRLSIAAIVYYIIVWIYKSRYPHYSHYRGMTAWQEAIAWLKAPWRKLRGYLPDKQLQNKLTKEQSNNYFLISLQVHNDSQITHHSDYRDVVQFIDESITSFAEYADKQQLLVFKHHPLDRGHRDYRELVSSLARRYQVADRVFYGCDMHLPTLMKHSIGMVTINSTTGLQSVYHKKPTKIMGRAIYDTPKLIDQKPLNEFWQQPNRPDNEFYLRFREYLIEQTQINGAFYGKSPWMHKYLHSAGCEPIESDLSKTNTPQ
- a CDS encoding DUF4845 domain-containing protein, whose translation is MQQLSGIATQRGASVTSIVLIILVLGVAAKLMVAIVPAQIGDYQLTKTLSAQLKEANNNNETAKQFVERVNRQLSINADYDTQAEDVFTFIDKKTGQLAIRKEYAVTNNFFGNVDIVNRFEGDIDMTTAE